A window from Pseudomonas sp. MRSN 12121 encodes these proteins:
- a CDS encoding OmpH family outer membrane protein, whose product MRKLTQLVLLATVLVAGPAFADMKIAVLNYQMALLESDAAKKYAVDAEKKFGPQLNKLKTLESSAKGIQDRLVAGGDKMQQGERERLELEFKQKARDFQFQSKELNEAKAVADREMLKQLKPKLDSAVEEVIKKGGFDLVFERGAVIDVKPQYDITRQVIERMNQLK is encoded by the coding sequence GTGCGTAAGTTGACTCAATTGGTTCTCCTGGCGACTGTCCTGGTAGCAGGTCCGGCCTTCGCTGACATGAAAATCGCCGTGCTGAACTATCAGATGGCTCTGCTGGAATCCGATGCGGCGAAGAAGTACGCAGTGGATGCGGAGAAGAAGTTCGGTCCGCAACTGAACAAGCTGAAAACCCTGGAAAGCAGCGCCAAGGGCATCCAGGATCGCCTGGTTGCCGGTGGCGACAAGATGCAGCAGGGCGAGCGTGAGCGCCTGGAGCTTGAATTCAAGCAGAAAGCCCGTGACTTCCAGTTCCAGTCCAAGGAACTGAACGAAGCCAAGGCTGTTGCCGATCGTGAAATGCTCAAGCAACTGAAGCCGAAACTCGACAGCGCCGTGGAAGAAGTCATCAAGAAAGGCGGTTTTGACCTGGTGTTCGAGCGTGGCGCAGTGATTGATGTCAAACCTCAGTACGACATCACTCGCCAGGTTATCGAGCGCATGAATCAGCTGAAGTAA
- the lpxD gene encoding UDP-3-O-(3-hydroxymyristoyl)glucosamine N-acyltransferase, which produces MTAIIKLGQLAEFLGATLRGSAEKEITGLATLQEAGPAQLSFLANPQYRKYLADSQAGAVLLKAADAEGYAGDALVVADPYLSYARISHLFDPKPKASAGIHPTAVVAEDAQVDATASIGAFAVIESGAQIAAGVSIGAHCFIGARCQIGEGGWLAPRVTLYHDVRIGKRVVIQSGAVLGGEGFGFANEKGVWQKIAQIGGVTLGDDVEIGVNTAIDRGALADTVIGNGVKLDNQIQIAHNVQIGDHTAMAACVGISGSTKIGKHCMLAGGVGLVGHIDICDNVFLTGMTMVTHSITEPGSYSSGTAMQPAAEWRKSAARIRQLDDLARRLRQLEKRVGDVTPDGKASSDG; this is translated from the coding sequence ATGACCGCGATCATAAAGCTCGGCCAGCTGGCCGAGTTCCTCGGAGCCACCCTGCGTGGCTCGGCGGAGAAAGAAATCACTGGGCTAGCCACCTTGCAGGAGGCTGGCCCAGCTCAGTTGAGCTTTTTGGCAAATCCCCAATACCGTAAATACCTGGCTGATAGTCAGGCGGGAGCCGTGCTGTTGAAGGCGGCGGACGCCGAAGGTTACGCCGGGGATGCGCTGGTAGTGGCCGATCCCTACCTGTCGTATGCGCGGATTTCCCACCTGTTCGATCCCAAGCCCAAGGCGTCAGCCGGCATTCATCCGACCGCCGTGGTCGCCGAGGATGCGCAGGTCGACGCGACCGCCAGCATTGGTGCGTTCGCGGTGATCGAGAGCGGTGCGCAAATTGCCGCGGGTGTCTCGATCGGTGCTCATTGCTTTATCGGCGCGCGCTGCCAGATTGGCGAAGGCGGCTGGTTGGCGCCACGAGTGACGCTTTACCACGACGTGCGAATTGGCAAGCGTGTGGTCATTCAGTCCGGTGCGGTGCTGGGCGGTGAGGGTTTCGGTTTTGCCAACGAGAAGGGTGTCTGGCAGAAAATCGCCCAGATCGGCGGTGTCACCCTGGGCGACGATGTCGAGATCGGCGTGAACACCGCTATCGATCGTGGTGCGCTGGCCGATACCGTTATCGGCAACGGGGTGAAGCTGGATAACCAGATTCAGATCGCCCACAACGTCCAGATCGGCGACCACACCGCGATGGCCGCTTGTGTCGGTATTTCCGGCAGTACCAAGATTGGCAAGCATTGCATGCTCGCCGGTGGTGTTGGCCTGGTTGGCCACATCGATATTTGCGACAACGTTTTCCTGACCGGCATGACCATGGTGACCCACTCGATTACCGAACCGGGTTCCTACTCGTCCGGTACAGCCATGCAGCCGGCCGCCGAGTGGCGCAAAAGTGCGGCACGCATCCGTCAGCTCGATGATCTCGCGCGACGCCTGCGGCAGCTGGAAAAGCGCGTAGGGGACGTGACCCCCGACGGCAAAGCTTCATCAGATGGCTGA
- the fabZ gene encoding 3-hydroxyacyl-ACP dehydratase FabZ, which produces MMDINEIREYLPHRYPFLLVDRVVDLDVEGKCIRAYKNVSINEPFFNGHFPAHPIMPGVLIIEAMAQAAGILGFKMLDVKPADGTLYYFVGSDKLRFRQPVLPGDQLILEAKFISCKRQIWKFECQASVDGKPVCSAEIICAERKL; this is translated from the coding sequence ATGATGGACATCAACGAGATTCGCGAATACCTGCCTCACCGTTACCCGTTCCTGTTGGTGGACCGGGTAGTGGACCTGGATGTTGAGGGCAAGTGCATTCGTGCCTACAAGAATGTCAGCATCAACGAGCCTTTCTTCAATGGTCACTTCCCTGCGCATCCAATCATGCCGGGCGTGCTGATCATCGAAGCCATGGCTCAGGCTGCGGGCATCCTTGGTTTCAAGATGCTGGACGTGAAGCCAGCCGATGGCACCCTCTACTACTTCGTTGGTTCCGACAAGCTGCGTTTCCGCCAGCCGGTGCTGCCAGGCGACCAGTTGATCCTGGAAGCCAAGTTCATCAGCTGCAAGCGCCAGATCTGGAAGTTCGAGTGCCAGGCTTCGGTCGACGGCAAGCCGGTCTGCTCCGCTGAAATCATCTGTGCGGAACGCAAACTATGA
- the lpxA gene encoding acyl-ACP--UDP-N-acetylglucosamine O-acyltransferase has translation MSLIDPRAIIDPTAVLADDVEVGPWSIVGAGVEIGEGTVIGPHVILKGPTRIGKHNRIYQFSSVGEDTPDLKYKGEETRLVIGDHNVIREGVTIHRGTIQDRSETTLGDHNLIMAYAHIGHDSVIGNHCILVNNTALAGHVHVDDWAILSGFTLVHQYCHIGAHSFSGMGTAIGKDVPAFVTVFGNPAEARSMNFEGMRRRGFSEDAIHALRRAYKVVYRQGLTVDQALAELAEAATQFPEVAVFRDSIQSSTRGITR, from the coding sequence ATGAGTTTGATTGACCCTCGCGCAATCATCGATCCGACGGCCGTCCTGGCCGACGACGTTGAGGTTGGCCCGTGGTCGATCGTTGGCGCCGGCGTGGAGATCGGCGAGGGTACGGTGATCGGGCCGCATGTGATTCTCAAGGGCCCGACCCGGATCGGTAAGCACAATCGCATCTACCAGTTTTCCTCGGTGGGCGAAGACACTCCCGATCTTAAGTACAAGGGCGAGGAGACTCGCCTGGTGATTGGCGACCACAACGTTATTCGCGAAGGGGTAACCATTCATCGTGGCACCATCCAGGATCGTTCCGAGACGACCCTTGGCGATCACAACCTGATCATGGCGTATGCCCATATCGGTCACGACAGCGTGATCGGCAACCATTGCATCCTGGTCAACAACACGGCGTTGGCCGGCCATGTGCATGTGGATGACTGGGCCATCCTGTCCGGTTTCACCCTGGTTCATCAGTATTGCCACATTGGTGCCCACAGCTTTTCCGGCATGGGGACGGCAATCGGCAAGGATGTTCCGGCCTTTGTCACGGTGTTCGGCAACCCGGCCGAAGCGCGCAGCATGAACTTCGAGGGCATGCGCCGTCGCGGTTTCAGCGAGGATGCGATTCACGCCCTGCGTCGAGCCTACAAAGTGGTTTATCGCCAGGGCCTGACCGTCGATCAGGCGCTCGCCGAGCTGGCGGAAGCGGCCACTCAGTTTCCCGAAGTCGCGGTATTTCGCGATTCGATCCAGTCTTCGACTCGCGGCATCACCCGTTAA
- the lpxB gene encoding lipid-A-disaccharide synthase, whose product MSKLRIALVAGEASGDILGAGLMRALKAQHPAVEFMGVGGPLMQAEGLNSYFPMERLAVMGLVEVLGRLRELLARRKKLVQTLIAEKPDVFIGIDAPDFNLNIELKLRQAGIKTVHYVSPSVWAWRQKRVLKIREGCDLMLTLFPFEARFYEEKGVPVRFVGHSLADAIPLQADRAAARAELGLADGPLVALMPGSRGGEVGRLGALFLDAAQRLRALRPGVRFVMPCASPERRAQLEELLAGRDLPLTLLDGRSHQALAACDAVLIASGTATLEALLYKRPMVVAYRLAPLTFWILKRMVKSPYISLPNLLAQRLLVPELLQDDATAEALAQTLSPLIEDGQEQTRGFDEIHRTLRRDASNQAADAVLNLIGKPA is encoded by the coding sequence ATGAGCAAACTGCGTATTGCGCTGGTGGCTGGCGAAGCTTCCGGCGACATCCTTGGCGCCGGTTTGATGCGTGCACTCAAGGCCCAGCATCCGGCCGTCGAATTCATGGGCGTTGGCGGTCCGCTGATGCAGGCCGAAGGGCTGAACTCCTACTTCCCGATGGAACGCCTGGCGGTCATGGGGCTGGTGGAGGTCCTGGGGCGCTTGCGCGAGCTGCTGGCCCGTCGTAAGAAACTGGTGCAGACCCTGATTGCCGAGAAGCCGGATGTGTTCATCGGCATCGACGCCCCCGACTTCAACCTGAACATCGAGCTCAAGCTGCGCCAGGCCGGGATCAAGACCGTCCACTACGTCAGCCCCTCGGTCTGGGCCTGGCGGCAGAAGCGTGTGCTGAAGATTCGCGAAGGTTGCGACCTGATGCTCACGCTGTTTCCGTTCGAAGCCAGATTCTATGAAGAGAAGGGTGTGCCGGTACGGTTCGTCGGGCACTCCCTGGCCGATGCCATTCCGCTGCAGGCCGATCGGGCCGCTGCCCGTGCCGAGCTGGGCTTGGCCGATGGTCCGCTGGTGGCCTTGATGCCAGGCAGTCGTGGCGGGGAGGTCGGCCGCCTGGGCGCACTGTTCCTCGATGCCGCGCAACGCTTGCGTGCCCTGCGTCCTGGGGTGCGTTTTGTCATGCCCTGTGCGAGCCCCGAGCGGCGTGCCCAGCTGGAAGAATTGCTGGCCGGTCGCGACCTGCCGTTGACCCTGCTCGATGGTCGGTCGCATCAGGCGCTGGCAGCTTGCGACGCGGTATTGATCGCGTCCGGCACTGCGACACTCGAGGCGCTGCTCTACAAGCGTCCGATGGTCGTCGCCTATCGCCTGGCGCCGCTGACTTTCTGGATTCTCAAGCGCATGGTCAAGAGTCCTTATATTTCCCTGCCGAACCTGCTGGCCCAGCGTTTGCTGGTGCCCGAGCTCTTGCAGGACGATGCTACGGCCGAGGCGCTGGCCCAAACCTTGTCGCCCCTGATCGAAGACGGGCAGGAGCAGACCCGAGGATTCGACGAGATTCATCGCACCTTGCGCCGGGATGCCTCCAACCAGGCGGCCGACGCGGTGTTGAACCTGATTGGCAAGCCGGCATGA
- the rnhB gene encoding ribonuclease HII: MQMGLDFSLVADAEDLVAGVDEVGRGPLCGAVVTAAVILDPKRPILGLNDSKKLTEARREKLYDEICEKALSWCIARAEVEEIDELNILHATMLAMQRAVEGLSVTPKLAMIDGNRCPKLAMPAEAVVQGDSKVPAIAAASILAKVSRDREMAAFELIYPGYGIGGHKGYPTPVHLEALARLGPTPIHRRSFAPVRQAYEARESAGEIQS, from the coding sequence ATGCAGATGGGACTGGATTTCTCGCTGGTAGCCGATGCCGAAGACCTGGTTGCCGGTGTCGACGAAGTCGGGCGTGGCCCGCTGTGCGGCGCGGTCGTCACGGCGGCGGTGATTCTCGATCCGAAGCGGCCGATCCTCGGCCTGAACGACTCGAAGAAACTCACCGAGGCCCGTCGTGAAAAGCTGTATGACGAAATCTGTGAAAAGGCCCTGAGCTGGTGCATTGCCCGCGCCGAAGTCGAGGAAATCGACGAGCTGAATATCCTGCATGCCACGATGCTGGCCATGCAGCGGGCGGTCGAAGGGCTGAGCGTGACCCCAAAACTGGCGATGATCGACGGTAATCGCTGCCCGAAACTGGCGATGCCCGCCGAGGCCGTGGTGCAGGGCGACAGCAAGGTTCCGGCGATCGCCGCGGCGTCGATTCTGGCCAAGGTCAGCCGCGACCGCGAGATGGCGGCGTTCGAGCTGATCTATCCCGGGTATGGCATCGGAGGCCACAAGGGCTATCCGACGCCCGTTCATCTGGAAGCCTTGGCTCGCCTGGGGCCCACCCCGATCCATCGGCGTTCGTTCGCGCCGGTGCGGCAAGCCTACGAGGCCCGCGAGAGCGCGGGCGAGATTCAGTCCTGA
- the dnaE gene encoding DNA polymerase III subunit alpha — protein MPASFVHLRLHTEYSLVDGLVRIKPLVKTLAGMGMPAVAVTDQNNMCSLVKFYKAAMGTGIKPICGADLWLPNKDPDGPLSRISLLVMNAAGYRNLTELISRGFIEGQRNGQIIIEREWVVEAAEGLIMLSAAKEGEIGMALVAGDLQEAENLAREWMAVFPDRFYLEVQRTSRPNDEEQLHAAVALADKIGAPLVATNDVRFIKREDFEAHETRVCIGEGRALDDPRRSKNYSDQQYLKSAEEMAELFSDLPEALENTVEIAKRCNIDVKLGKHFLPNFPIPDGMTIDEYFRKVSFDGLEERLAVLLPKDTTEDYEAKRQVYVDRLNFELDIIIQMGFPGYFLIVMDFIQWAKNNGVPVGPGRGSGAGSLVAYVQKITDLDPLEYDLLFERFLNPERVSMPDFDVDFCMDGRDRVIDYVAEKYGRNAVSQIITFGSMAAKAVVRDVARVQGKSYGLADRLSKMIPFEVGMTLEKAYEQEEILRDFIKVDEEAAEIWEMALKLEGITRGTGKHAGGVVIAPTKLTDFSPISCDEEGGGLVTQFDKDDVEAAGLVKFDFLGLRTLTIIDWALATINRDRAKTGEAPLDIAFIPLDDKPTYSLLQKAETTAVFQLESRGMKELIKKLKPDCLEDLIALVALFRPGPLQSGMVDDFINRKHGRAELAYPHPDYQYEGLQPVLAPTYGIILYQEQVMQIAQVMAGYTLGGADMLRRAMGKKKPEEMAKQRGGFIEGCAGNGIDADLAGNIFDLVEKFAGYGFNKSHSAAYGLVSYQTAWLKAHYPAPFMAAVLSADMHNTDKVVTLIEEVRTMKLRLDAPDVNTSEFKFTVNDEGRIVYGLGAIKGVGEGPVEAITEARAEGPFKDLFDFCARVDLKRINKRTLDGLIRSGALDRLGPYFHDEPKAYQASIDQNRAVLLAAMEEAIKAAEQTARTHDSGHADLFGGLFVEEDADVYASHRKAKELTLKERLKGEKDTLGLYLTGHPIDEYEGEIRRFARQRIVDLKPARDTQTVAGMIIALRVMKNKKGDKMGFITLDDRSGRIEASLFADAFHSAQALLQTDAMVVVEGEVSNDDFSGGLRLRVKRVMSMEDARTNLAESLRLKVHTEALKGDQLRWLGELCKRHRGACPISMEYTREDAKALLQFGEAWRIDPADALIQALRDQFGRDNVFLQYR, from the coding sequence ATGCCGGCTTCATTCGTTCATCTACGCCTGCACACTGAATATTCCCTGGTTGACGGCCTGGTGCGGATCAAGCCGCTGGTCAAGACGTTGGCCGGCATGGGCATGCCCGCGGTGGCGGTCACCGACCAGAACAACATGTGTTCCCTGGTCAAGTTCTACAAGGCCGCGATGGGCACCGGGATCAAGCCGATCTGTGGCGCCGACCTGTGGTTGCCGAACAAGGACCCCGACGGTCCGTTGAGCCGTATCAGCCTGCTGGTGATGAACGCTGCCGGTTACCGCAACCTGACTGAGCTGATTTCCCGCGGCTTCATCGAAGGCCAGCGCAATGGCCAGATCATCATCGAGCGCGAGTGGGTGGTCGAGGCGGCCGAAGGCCTGATCATGCTGTCGGCCGCCAAAGAGGGCGAGATCGGCATGGCGCTGGTCGCCGGCGACCTGCAAGAAGCGGAAAACCTGGCGCGCGAGTGGATGGCGGTGTTCCCGGACCGCTTCTATCTGGAAGTTCAGCGCACCAGCCGCCCCAACGACGAAGAACAATTGCACGCGGCCGTGGCCCTGGCGGACAAGATCGGTGCGCCGCTGGTGGCGACCAACGATGTGCGCTTCATCAAGCGCGAAGACTTCGAGGCCCACGAAACCCGGGTTTGCATCGGCGAAGGCCGGGCCCTCGATGACCCGCGCCGCTCGAAGAACTATAGCGACCAGCAGTACCTGAAAAGCGCCGAGGAAATGGCCGAGCTGTTCAGCGACCTGCCCGAGGCGCTGGAAAACACCGTCGAGATCGCCAAGCGCTGCAACATCGACGTGAAGCTGGGCAAGCACTTCCTGCCCAACTTCCCGATTCCCGATGGCATGACCATCGACGAGTACTTTCGCAAGGTGTCCTTCGACGGGTTGGAAGAACGCCTCGCGGTTCTGCTGCCCAAGGACACCACCGAGGATTACGAGGCCAAGCGCCAGGTATATGTCGACCGCCTGAATTTCGAGCTGGATATCATCATCCAGATGGGGTTCCCCGGTTACTTCCTGATCGTTATGGACTTTATCCAGTGGGCCAAGAACAACGGCGTACCGGTGGGGCCGGGCCGGGGGTCGGGTGCCGGATCGCTGGTGGCCTATGTGCAGAAGATCACCGACCTCGACCCGCTGGAATACGACCTGCTGTTCGAACGTTTCCTCAACCCGGAACGGGTTTCCATGCCCGACTTCGACGTCGACTTCTGCATGGACGGCCGCGACCGGGTCATCGACTATGTGGCGGAAAAATATGGCCGCAACGCCGTAAGCCAGATCATCACCTTCGGCTCCATGGCCGCGAAGGCGGTGGTGCGCGACGTGGCGCGGGTACAAGGCAAGTCCTATGGCCTCGCCGACCGCTTGTCGAAGATGATTCCTTTCGAAGTCGGCATGACCCTGGAAAAGGCCTACGAGCAGGAAGAAATCCTGCGCGACTTTATCAAGGTCGATGAAGAGGCGGCGGAAATCTGGGAGATGGCCCTCAAGCTCGAGGGCATCACCCGTGGTACCGGCAAGCACGCCGGGGGCGTGGTGATCGCGCCCACCAAGCTCACCGACTTCTCGCCCATTTCCTGCGACGAAGAGGGTGGCGGCCTGGTGACCCAGTTCGACAAGGACGATGTCGAGGCTGCCGGCCTGGTGAAGTTCGACTTCCTCGGCCTGCGCACCCTGACGATCATCGACTGGGCGCTGGCTACCATCAACCGGGACCGGGCCAAGACCGGCGAGGCGCCGCTGGATATCGCCTTTATCCCGCTCGACGACAAGCCGACCTACAGCCTGCTGCAAAAAGCCGAAACCACCGCGGTGTTCCAGCTTGAATCCCGGGGCATGAAAGAGCTGATCAAGAAGCTCAAGCCCGACTGCCTGGAAGACCTGATCGCACTGGTGGCCCTGTTCCGTCCGGGGCCGCTGCAATCGGGCATGGTGGACGACTTCATCAACCGCAAGCACGGGCGCGCCGAACTGGCGTACCCGCACCCGGACTATCAGTACGAAGGGTTGCAGCCGGTACTGGCTCCGACCTACGGCATCATCCTGTATCAGGAACAGGTGATGCAGATTGCCCAGGTCATGGCCGGGTATACCCTCGGCGGCGCGGACATGCTGCGTCGAGCCATGGGTAAGAAAAAACCCGAGGAGATGGCCAAGCAGCGCGGCGGTTTCATCGAGGGTTGCGCCGGTAACGGTATCGATGCCGACCTGGCGGGTAACATTTTCGACCTGGTGGAGAAATTCGCCGGTTACGGCTTCAACAAATCCCACTCCGCGGCCTACGGCCTGGTTTCCTACCAGACGGCCTGGCTCAAGGCTCACTACCCGGCGCCTTTCATGGCCGCGGTACTGTCGGCGGATATGCACAACACCGACAAGGTCGTGACCTTGATCGAGGAAGTGCGGACCATGAAGCTGCGCCTGGACGCCCCGGACGTGAACACGTCCGAGTTCAAGTTCACGGTGAACGACGAAGGCCGCATCGTGTACGGCCTGGGGGCGATCAAGGGCGTCGGCGAAGGCCCGGTGGAGGCGATTACCGAGGCGCGTGCAGAGGGGCCGTTCAAGGACCTGTTCGATTTCTGTGCCCGGGTCGACCTCAAGCGCATCAACAAGCGCACCCTGGACGGCTTGATTCGCAGCGGTGCGCTGGACCGTCTGGGGCCATACTTCCATGACGAGCCGAAAGCCTACCAGGCGAGCATCGACCAGAACCGCGCGGTCCTGCTGGCGGCGATGGAAGAAGCGATCAAGGCGGCGGAACAGACGGCCCGCACCCATGACAGTGGGCATGCGGACCTGTTCGGCGGCCTGTTCGTGGAAGAGGATGCCGATGTCTACGCGAGCCACCGCAAGGCCAAGGAGCTGACGCTCAAGGAGCGCCTGAAAGGCGAGAAGGATACCTTGGGCCTGTACCTGACCGGCCACCCGATCGACGAGTACGAAGGGGAAATCCGCCGTTTCGCCCGGCAGCGCATCGTCGACCTGAAGCCGGCGCGCGATACCCAGACCGTGGCGGGGATGATCATTGCCCTGCGGGTCATGAAGAACAAGAAGGGCGACAAGATGGGGTTCATCACCCTTGACGACCGTTCGGGCCGGATCGAGGCTTCGCTGTTCGCCGATGCCTTCCATTCGGCGCAGGCGCTATTGCAGACCGACGCCATGGTGGTGGTCGAGGGCGAGGTCAGCAACGACGACTTCTCCGGCGGCCTGCGCCTGCGGGTCAAGCGCGTGATGAGCATGGAGGATGCCCGCACCAACCTGGCGGAAAGCCTGCGGCTGAAGGTGCACACCGAAGCCCTCAAGGGCGATCAGCTACGCTGGCTGGGGGAATTGTGCAAACGTCATCGCGGCGCCTGCCCGATCTCCATGGAATACACCCGGGAGGACGCCAAGGCATTGCTGCAGTTTGGCGAAGCCTGGCGGATCGACCCGGCGGATGCCTTGATTCAAGCCTTGCGTGACCAGTTCGGGCGAGACAACGTCTTCCTCCAATACCGTTGA
- a CDS encoding acetyl-CoA carboxylase carboxyltransferase subunit alpha, with translation MNPNFLDFEQPIADLQAKIEELRLVGNDNSLNIGDEISRLQDKSKTLTEDIFGKLTSWQIARLARHPRRPYTLDYIEHIFTEFDELHGDRHFSDDAAIVGGVARLDDQPVMIIGHQKGREVREKVRRNFGMPRPEGYRKACRLMEMAERFKMPILTFIDTPGAYPGIDAEERNQSEAIAWNLRVMARLKTPIIATVIGEGGSGGALAIGVCDQLNMLQYSTYAVISPEGCASILWKTAEKAPDAAEAMGITAERLKGLGIVDKVIGEPLGGAHRDPAAASALIRAELTSQLAMLKKMDHDTLLARRYDRLMSYGL, from the coding sequence ATGAACCCGAATTTTCTTGATTTCGAACAGCCGATCGCCGACCTGCAAGCCAAGATCGAAGAGTTGCGCTTGGTCGGTAATGACAATTCGCTGAATATCGGCGATGAGATCTCCCGCCTGCAGGACAAGAGCAAGACCTTGACCGAGGATATCTTCGGCAAGCTCACCAGCTGGCAGATCGCACGCCTGGCGCGTCACCCGCGCCGTCCGTACACCCTGGACTACATCGAGCATATCTTCACCGAGTTCGACGAGCTGCATGGCGACCGTCACTTCTCCGACGATGCCGCGATCGTCGGCGGCGTTGCTCGTCTGGACGACCAGCCGGTCATGATCATCGGCCACCAGAAAGGCCGCGAAGTGCGCGAGAAGGTTCGTCGCAACTTCGGCATGCCGCGCCCTGAAGGCTATCGCAAGGCTTGCCGCCTGATGGAAATGGCCGAGCGCTTCAAAATGCCGATCCTGACCTTTATCGATACGCCGGGCGCTTATCCGGGGATCGACGCCGAAGAGCGCAACCAGAGCGAGGCCATCGCCTGGAACCTGCGGGTCATGGCACGTCTGAAGACCCCGATCATCGCCACCGTGATCGGTGAGGGTGGTTCCGGCGGTGCGCTGGCCATTGGCGTCTGCGACCAGTTGAACATGCTGCAGTACTCCACCTATGCGGTGATCTCGCCGGAAGGCTGTGCCTCGATCCTGTGGAAAACCGCCGAGAAGGCCCCGGATGCCGCCGAAGCCATGGGCATCACCGCCGAGCGCCTGAAAGGCCTGGGCATTGTCGACAAGGTCATCGGCGAGCCACTGGGTGGCGCGCATCGTGACCCGGCTGCCGCTTCTGCGCTGATTCGTGCCGAGCTGACCTCGCAACTGGCCATGCTCAAGAAGATGGATCACGACACCTTGCTGGCCCGTCGTTACGATCGCCTGATGAGCTACGGTCTCTGA
- the tilS gene encoding tRNA lysidine(34) synthetase TilS has product MSTFDTVLAAKLLQRLTPWLASPAWRIAFSGGLDSTVLLHLLAELRQRHSLPPLSAVHVHHGLQAVADAWPEHCRAQCEALGIALQVVSVRVQAGASLERAAREARYAAFEQVIGSNELLLTAQHRDDQAETLLFRLLRGAGVRGLSAMPASRVLGAGHLLRPLLDVSRAELERYACEHQLCWINDPSNQDSQFSRNYLRHQVFPLLTARWPQAVSSMTRSAAHLREARELLDDLALIDLQEASAQGEFDWLELPSLLMAPLLGLSPARQRNALSHWLSRFTPLPDSDHWAGWQALRDAAADSCPVWRLGQGELQRAAGRIWWLPTGWLQPPAAPADWTDGAVPLELPGNGQAQFRGRAPQGPLQVRYRQGGEVMQLPGRGHRDLKRLLNEAGLPAFVRGRLPLLYRGGQLLAVANLPGLDANAQEGWQLHWQPPSSDQGLS; this is encoded by the coding sequence ATGAGCACATTCGATACAGTTCTCGCCGCAAAGCTGCTGCAACGTCTCACGCCCTGGCTGGCCAGTCCCGCCTGGCGCATCGCCTTTTCCGGTGGCCTCGACTCCACCGTCTTGCTGCACCTGCTGGCCGAACTCCGGCAACGCCACAGCCTTCCCCCCTTGAGCGCGGTGCATGTCCATCATGGATTGCAGGCGGTGGCTGACGCCTGGCCGGAGCATTGTCGGGCCCAGTGCGAAGCGTTGGGGATCGCCCTGCAAGTCGTATCGGTGCGCGTGCAGGCAGGCGCCAGCCTGGAACGGGCCGCGCGGGAGGCGCGTTATGCGGCTTTCGAACAGGTTATTGGCAGTAATGAACTGTTGCTGACCGCCCAGCACCGTGACGACCAGGCGGAAACCCTGTTGTTTCGCCTGCTGCGTGGGGCCGGGGTCAGGGGCTTGTCGGCCATGCCGGCGTCCCGGGTGCTGGGAGCGGGGCATCTATTGCGGCCTCTGCTGGATGTCTCCCGTGCCGAACTTGAGCGTTACGCGTGCGAACACCAGTTGTGCTGGATCAATGATCCTTCCAATCAGGACTCACAGTTCTCGCGCAATTACCTGCGCCACCAAGTATTTCCGCTGCTGACCGCCCGTTGGCCCCAGGCGGTTAGCAGCATGACGCGCAGTGCGGCGCATTTGCGCGAGGCCCGGGAGTTGCTGGACGACCTGGCGCTCATCGATCTGCAGGAAGCGTCCGCGCAGGGCGAGTTCGATTGGCTGGAGTTGCCCTCGTTGCTAATGGCGCCATTGCTTGGCTTGTCGCCAGCGCGCCAGCGCAATGCCTTGAGCCATTGGCTGAGCCGGTTTACGCCGCTGCCAGACAGCGACCACTGGGCGGGCTGGCAGGCGCTGCGCGATGCCGCGGCGGACAGCTGTCCGGTGTGGCGCCTGGGGCAGGGCGAGCTGCAGCGAGCTGCGGGACGGATCTGGTGGCTGCCGACGGGCTGGCTCCAGCCTCCGGCGGCGCCGGCGGATTGGACGGACGGCGCTGTGCCGCTGGAGTTGCCGGGCAATGGTCAGGCGCAGTTCCGTGGTCGTGCGCCACAAGGGCCGTTGCAGGTGCGTTATCGCCAGGGGGGCGAAGTGATGCAACTGCCGGGACGCGGCCATCGCGACCTCAAGCGCCTGCTCAACGAGGCGGGGTTGCCGGCCTTCGTGCGTGGCAGATTGCCGCTGCTGTATCGGGGCGGGCAACTGCTTGCCGTGGCGAACCTGCCTGGCCTTGACGCAAATGCCCAGGAGGGCTGGCAATTACATTGGCAGCCGCCTTCGAGCGATCAAGGTTTGAGCTGA